The following are encoded in a window of Poecile atricapillus isolate bPoeAtr1 chromosome 3, bPoeAtr1.hap1, whole genome shotgun sequence genomic DNA:
- the NANP gene encoding N-acylneuraminate-9-phosphatase, which produces MGLHGVKAVFFDLDNTLIDTAAAGRRAIEEVISALQSKHHYGEGEARAICDKVQAKLLKECHDPAKMCITDLRISHWEEAIQETIGGEANRDLAAECYYLWKTTRLQHLALAEDTRAMLTELRKGLRLLLLTNGDRQTQREKIEACACQPYFDAIVVGGEQKEEKPAPSIFHYCCDLLGVQPAECVMVGDSLDTDIQGGLNAGLKATVWLNKAMTAPVDTSPVPHYIISSVLDLPAVLQKMEHNINAKLETDHMASSNEAH; this is translated from the exons ATGGGGCTGCACGGCGTCAAGGCGGTGTTCTTCGACCTGGACAACACGCTGATCGAcacggcggcggcggggcggcgggcCATCGAGGAG GTGATAAGCGCCCTGCAGTCCAAGCACCACTACGGGGAGGGAGAGGCCCGCGCCATCTGCGATAAGGTCCAGGCCAAGCTCCTCAAGGAGTGCCACGATCCCGCCAAGATGTGCATCACAGACCTGCGGATTTCGCACTGGGAGGAGGCGATCCAGGAGACCATCGGCGGGGAGGCGAACCGCGACCTGGCGGCCGAGTGCTATTACCTGTGGAAGACGACGCGGCTGCAGCACCTGGCGCTGGCCGAGGACACGCGGGCCATGCTCACCGAGCTGCGGAAAGGCCTCCgcctgctgctcctcaccaaCGGCGACCGGCAGACGCAGAGGGAGAAGATCGAGGCGTGCGCCTGCCAGCCCTACTTCGATGCCATCGTTGTGGGGGGAGAGCAGAAAGAGGAGAAACCGGCGCCATCCATATTTCATTACTGTTGCGATCTCCTGGGGGTGCAGCCCGCAGAGTGTGTGATGGTCGGTGACTCTCTAGATACAGATATCCAAGGAGGCCTGAATGCTGGCTTGAAAGCAACGGTCTGGTTAAACAAAGCAATGACCGCCCCAGTAGATACCTCCCCCGTACCTCATTATATTATTTCTTCTGTACTGGATCTTCCAGCAGTTTTACAGAAGATGGAGCACAACATTAATGCTAAGTTAGAAACTGACCATATGGCTAGTAGCAATGAAGCACACTGA